The proteins below are encoded in one region of Rhizobium sp. 9140:
- a CDS encoding ABC transporter permease, with product MNTITQPVPKLQQTRRRVPPELTILLVLVGISLTFEILGWMLQGQSFLGNTQRLSIMILQVSVIGIIAIGVTQVIISDGIDLSSGSIVGATAMISMSLAQVGTFERALYPGLTDLPVIVPVIAGLLVGVVCGAINGLLIAYSRIPPFIATLGMMVTARGFAKWYTKGQPISFPTDSFAAIGKGLAPVLIFLIVAAIMHVVLRYTRYGKFTYAIGANKQAARVSGIDVERHTVKVYAVAGLLSALAGIVVASRGLTAQAGMGTSYELDAIAMAVIGGVSLSGGRGSILGTMIGMVIFGVIISGFTFLRLDAYYQEMLKGIIIVAAVVADVYRQRKRVKKA from the coding sequence ATGAACACCATCACGCAACCGGTTCCCAAATTGCAGCAGACGCGGCGTCGCGTTCCCCCGGAACTGACGATCCTTCTCGTGCTCGTCGGGATCTCGCTGACGTTCGAAATTCTCGGCTGGATGCTGCAGGGGCAGAGCTTCCTCGGCAATACGCAGCGGCTCTCGATCATGATCCTGCAGGTCTCGGTCATCGGCATCATCGCGATCGGTGTCACGCAGGTCATCATCTCGGACGGCATCGACCTCAGCTCCGGTTCGATCGTCGGGGCAACGGCGATGATCTCCATGAGTCTGGCCCAGGTCGGCACCTTCGAGCGTGCGCTCTATCCCGGCCTGACGGATCTTCCGGTCATCGTGCCCGTTATTGCCGGGCTTCTGGTCGGCGTCGTCTGCGGCGCGATCAACGGGCTTCTCATCGCTTACTCGCGCATCCCGCCGTTCATCGCGACGCTCGGTATGATGGTCACCGCACGCGGCTTTGCGAAGTGGTACACCAAAGGTCAGCCGATCAGCTTTCCCACAGACAGCTTTGCGGCGATCGGCAAGGGACTCGCACCGGTCCTGATTTTCCTCATCGTCGCCGCCATCATGCATGTGGTCCTGCGCTACACCCGTTATGGCAAGTTCACCTATGCCATCGGCGCGAACAAGCAGGCGGCGCGCGTCTCGGGCATCGATGTCGAGCGCCACACGGTCAAGGTCTATGCGGTCGCGGGTCTCCTCTCGGCACTCGCCGGCATCGTCGTCGCCTCGCGCGGCCTGACCGCCCAGGCCGGCATGGGCACGAGCTATGAGCTCGATGCGATTGCCATGGCCGTCATCGGCGGTGTCTCCCTTTCGGGCGGTCGCGGCTCCATCCTCGGCACCATGATCGGCATGGTCATCTTCGGGGTCATCATCTCCGGGTTCACGTTCCTGCGGCTCGATGCCTATTATCAGGAAATGCTCAAGGGCATCATCATCGTCGCCGCCGTCGTGGCCGACGTCTATCGCCAGCGAAAGCGCGTGAAAAAGGCCTGA